The DNA segment GCCACCGGTGAATCCGGATACCCCTCCACCACCACCGGTAGAGCCACCGCCACCGAAACAGGATCAGATCAAATTCCCTCCTCCGATTGTTAAACCGGATAATGAGGTAATAGATAAAGAACCTGTTCAGATTGAAGATTTGAAAAAAGCAGATCCTGGTCAGAAAACGATCGAAGGTGATCCTACAGCTGATATTGTTATTGCCGGTCCGGTTGGAGATGGTCCAAAACAAGCTGCAGTGGTAGAAGATACCAAGGTTTATGACTTTGTGAGTATTGAAACACAGCCAGGTTTCCCTGGAGGTATGGAGAAATTTTATGCTTATTTGAAAAAAGCAGTAAGATATCCGGCAATGGCTCAGGAAAACAACATTCAGGGTAAAGTATTCTTATCTTTCGTAGTAGAGAAAAATGGAGACTTAACCGACATCAAAGTAGAAAGAAAACTTGGTGGTGGTACGGATGAGGAAGCAATCAGAGTATTGAAAGCAAGTCCACGTTGGACTCCAGGTATTCAGAACGGAAAACCGGTACGTGTGAAGTACAATATTCCAATCAGCTTTACCTTATCACAATAGAATAAAAGAATGTTTAACTTGAAAACATTTAAACAGAAATCGCCTCAACAGCGATTTCTGTTCATTTTAGGCCTAGTGATGTTTACGTTTTATCTGATTTTGGGATTGTTATTGATCTTCTGGAAAGATATCCCGTTTGAAATCGAAAAAACCTATCGTATCTTATTTGGACTTTTGTTAATTGCCTATGCTGCAATTAGATTTACCCGGTTGATCAATCCAAAAGAGGATTAATCTCTACAATTTGGGCATCATCATTAAAATATAGCTGAAATCAAATGAAACACCTGAGTCTGATATTATTGTTATTTGTATTTGTAGCCTGCAAGCGCAAAGCAAAAAAAGAAAATACCGTTGAACAGACACGTACCTCCGGGAGCGTGAAAATTCTGGTTGACGAATCATTTTCGGGAGTCTTGGGAGATCAGATTGATGTTTTTAAAACAGATTACCCTAATGCTACTTTTAACATTGTTAAAGGAAATGAAAACAAAATTATTCCTACCTTTCTGAACGATAGCATCAGAGTGATTATATTGTCACGTATGCTGAGACCGGAGGAGGATAAGATGTACAGGAACAGGAGTATCGTACCTAAAACTTCCAGATTTGCGATTGATGGGATTGCCTTGATCACAAATGCGGCTAATATTGATACCAATATTACCGTTAAAGAGGTGATAGAAATTTTAAAAGGAACAGCAACAAGCGGCAAGCAATTGGTTTTTGATAATGCTTATTCCAGTACTTTACGATATTTTAAAGATCTGGCAGGTATAAAAGAACTTCCTAAAAAGGGAGTTTATACGTTGCAGAACAACAATGACGTGATAAAGTACGTTGCTGATAAGAGAGATTTTATTGGAGTGGTTGGTGTTAACTGGCTGATTTATAATAGTAAAGAAATGTCAGAGTCGATTGCGAAAATAAAAGTAATGGGCCTGAAAAATTTACCCGGTAAGAAAGGGGATAGTACTTTTTACAAGCCTGATCAGAAAAATCTGATTAGTGGGATTTATCCTTTTTTAAGGAACATTTATATCATCAATGCGGAAGGCCGTAATGGTTTAGGCACAGGTTTTGCAAACTGGTTAGTAAGCCAGAGGGGGCAACTGATTGTACTCAAATCAGGACTGGGTCCACATAAGATGATGCCGAGAGAATTTAATTTTAAGAATACAAACTAAATTTTATATTTGAACCATGAAAATGACAAAGAAAGCAATAACCTTAGGTTTAGGTTTAGTAGTGATGGGTTCTGCCTCTTTTGCTCAAAGCTTAAATGATGCAAAAAAGGCAATAGATGCCGAACAGTACCAGAAAGCGACTACCATGCTTAAAGCATTGGTGAAATCACAAGCTAGTAAAGGAGAAAATTACTTTAATTTAGGTGATGTTTATCTAAGAATGGATTATGTGGATTCTGCAAGAGCGGTGTTTACACAAGGCGTTGCTGCTGATCCAAAAAACTCTTTAAACTATATTGGTTTAGGAGAGGCTGATTTATTTTCTAACAACCCAACTTCAGCAAATACCAATTTTGCTAAAGCTGTAGAAGTATCTTCTAAAAAAGATTATATTCCTCAGTTGTATATCGGTAAAGCATATATTGCTACTGATAAACCTGATTTCACTTCAGCGCTGCCTTATCTTCAAAAAGCAGATGAATTGGATAAAGACGATAAAGATGCAGAGACTTTCGTGGCATTGGGTGATTATTATGCTTTGCAAAAGAAAAATTCTGAGGCTTTACAGAGCTATATGAGAGCTTTGAATATAAACGGAGCGCTGTTAAGAGCTAAAGTTCAAATTGGAAGAATGTATACTGAATCAAGAGCATTTCCTGAAGCTGAAGCAGAGCTAAACTCCGCCATTGCTGCAGATGCAAATTATGGTCCTGCTTACAGAGAAATTGCAGAACTTTACATGCAATGGGCAAATCAGGTTGCTACTGAACAGGCGGCTAAATCTGCTTTGGCATTGACAAACTATAAAAAATATCTTGACCTGACTGATCAGTCTTATGAATCAAAACTTCGTTATGCGCAGTTCTTGTTTTACGCAAAAGATTTCCAAACCTTAGAGCAGGTTACAAGTGAATTAGCAACAACCAATGTTAATGATCCAAAAAGCCTTGTCGTATCAAGATTACGTGGCTACTCTGCTTATGAAAACAAGAACTATCCAAAGAGTTTAGAATACATGAACGACTTCTTTGCGAAAGTAAAAGATACTTCACGTATCGTAGCTTCCGATTATTTATATCTTGGAAGAGCCTTAATGCAAAATGGTAATGACAGTCTTGCATTGACAAACATCGTTAAAGCTGTAGAGAAAGATTCTACAAATGCAGAAGCTTTAGAAGAAGTAGCAATGTCTCTTTTCAAAGCAAAAAACTATGCTAAAGCTGGTGATGTATTTGCAATTGCTGTTAAATCAAATCCTAATGGCAAAAACACATTAACCAACTCTTATTACTTGGGCGTAGCTAAATATTATGACTACGCACTTAAAGACAGAGATGGTAAACATCCTGATAAAAAGATTTTAGTAGATGCGGATTCTGCTTTCTCTTCTATTATCAAGTTTAAGAATGATTTTGCATTGGCTTATGCTTACAGAGCTCGTATCGCAAAATATGCAGATGATGCAACCAACCCAAAATGGTTAGCTGTTCCTTACTACGATCAATTGATTCAGTTAGTTACCGTAACTAAGCCAGAACTTGCGGCTTCAGTTCCAAAAGAATTAGTAGAAGCTTATGTTTATACGGGTTCATACTATGCTCAGACTGATAAAGAAAAAGCTAAAGAATACCTGACAAAAGCCCTTGCTATTGATCCTCAGAACTCAGGAGCACAGGAACGTTTAAAACAATTAACTGCACCAGCACCTAAGAGTCCGGTAAAGAAAAAGTAATATTTTCGAATAAAAGAAAAAGGCAGGGTTGTTATCCTGCCTTTTTCTTTTAATTTTGTCCCAAATTTAATGTCATGGAAACCCAAAGTGTACCTGTAGATTTTTTACCTATTGTATTTCAAGTTATTGTTGCTTTAGGATTTGTTGTTGTGACTTTGATCGCAACTCATTTTTTAGGCCCTAAAAGAAAGACAGCAGATAAATTGTCAACTTTCGAAGCAGGGATTAAAGTTGTTGGAAATGCGCGTCAGCCATTCTCTATTAAATACTTCTTAGTCGCCATTCTATTCGTTCTGTTCGATGTGGAGGTGATTTTCATGTATCCATGGGCAGTTAACTTCAGAGAGCTTGGAATGACTGGTATGATCGAAATGTTCATCTTCATGGGCACCTTGTTACTTGGTTTTATCTACGTTTTGAAAAAGAAAGCTTTAGACTGGAATTAACCTATTTAGATTGTTTCTAAATGATGTTAGTTTAGGTCAATTGCTTCCAAAATATTGTAAATTTGTGGTTCATTCTTTGTAGGAATGAACCTTTTTTCGTTTTGTATCATGAGTGACATCAATATAGTAGACGCGCCTCCAGGCATAGAAGGATCTGGTTTTTTTGCCACCTCTTTTGACAAAGTAATTGGTTTGGCACGTTCCCATTCATTATGGCCCCTGCCATTCGCTACGTCTTGTTGCGGTATCGAGTTTATGGCTACCATGGGTTCTCACTATGACTTCGGTCGTTTTGGCTCTGAACGTTTAAGTTTTTCTCCCCGTCAGGCGGATTTATTAATGGTGATGGGAACCATCGCCAAGAAAATGAGCCCTGTATTAAAGCAAGTGTACTTACAAATGGCTGAACCGCGTTGGGTGATCGCTGTAGGTGCCTGCGCATCAAGTGGAGGAATCTTTGATACCTATTCTGTACTTCAGGGAATAGATGAAATCATTCCGGTAGATGTTTACGTCCCAGGTTGTCCACCGAGACCAGAAGCAATCTTAGATGGCTTTGGCAAGATCCAGGAGCTGGTAAGGAATGAATCTTCCAGAAGAAGAGATTCAGATCAATACAAGGAAATGTTGGCTTCATACGGAATATTATAATGGCAGAAGTTACAAATAATGAAATCGTTCAGGCGCTAACAGAAAAGTTCGGCGGACAGATCATCGGCGTGAATGAGCCATATGGCTTGCTTACTTTCGAAACCACTAAAGATGTCATCATCGAAGTGCTGAGGTTTCTGAAAGAAGATGCCAATACTAATTTTAATTTCCTGACTGATATCACTGCGGTACATTATCCGGAGAAAAAACATGGTATTGCAGTGGTTTATCACTTGCATAGCATGGTTAAAAAGATCAGGGTTAGGGTAAAAGTCTTCATCGACGAACATCATCCGACCATTCCTACTGCTACAGTGCTATGGAATTCAGCAAACTGGATGGAAAGAGAAACATATGACTTCTTCGGAGTAAGATTTGAAGGTCACCCGGACTTGAGAAGAATATTGAACATGGACGAACTAGGTGTTCATCCGATGTTGAAGCAGTATCCTTTGGAAGATCCAAACAGAGTAGATAAAAAAGACGAATACTTTGGTAGATAAGAACATGAATCACAATCAACCGGTATATACAGATAACGATCCTCAGAATGAGTTGGTAACCCTGAATTTAGGACCTACTCACCCTGCAACCCATGGTGTTTTTCAGAATGTAATTCAATTAGACGGCGAGCGTATTGTAAGTGGTGTTTCTACCATTGGCTATATTCACCGTGCTTTTGAGAAAATTGCAGAACACCGTCCATTCTATCAGATCACCCCTTTAACCGACAGGTTAAACTACTGCTCATCGCCGATCAATAACATGGGATGGCACATGACGGTAGAGAAATTATTAAATATCCAAATGCCTAAAAGGGTCGATTACCTAAGGGTAATCGTTATGGAGCTTTCACGTATTGCTGATCATATTATCTGTAATACGATCATTGCCCAGGATACAGGGGCGACGACTACTTTCCTATACCTTTTTCAGTTCAGAGAGCACATCTATGAGATCTTTGAGGAAATCTGTGGTGCACGTTTAACAACAAACATTGGTAGGATTGGTGGTTTTGAAAGAGATTTCAACGACATCGCCTTTGCGAAAATCAATAAGTTTTTAAAAGAGTTTCCCGTTGCTTTAAAAGAGTTTGAAAGTCTTTTAAACCGCAACAGGATTTTTATAGACCGTACTTCAGGAGTTGCCTGCGTAACTGCAGAACAGGGTTTGGATTATGGGTGGACAGGACCTTTATTGCGTTCTACAGGAGTAGATTATGATGTTCGCGTAAGTGAGCCTTATTCTTCTTATCAAGACTTCGATTTTGAAGTTCCTGTAGGTACCAGCGGTGATATTTACGACCGTTACCTGGTGCGTAATGAGGAAATGTGGCAAAGTCTTCGCCTGATTGAGCAGGGGATGGAGAAATTAAAGAGCGAAAAGGCAGGAATTTTCCATGCAGATGTTCCTGAATTCTATTTGCCTGGAAAAGAAGAAGTTTACAACAATATGGAAGCATTGATCTATCACTTTAAAATTGTGATGGGCGAAATTGATGCTCCTAAAGCGGAAGTTTACCATGCTGTTGAAGGTGGTAACGGGGAGCTGGGGTTCTATTTGATTAATGATGGAGGAAGAACACCTTACCGTCTGCATTTCAGAAGACCAAGCTTTATTAATTATCAAATGTTTGCGCCCATGAGTAAAGGTATGCTGTTGTCAGATGCCATTATTAACATGAGTAGTATGAATATTATTGCAGGAGAATTAGATGCTTAAAGTAGAAGAACAACAACCTGTGCAATTCTCAGCGGCTTTAATTGAAAAGTCTGAAGAGATCGTTAAGAGATATCCGGAAGGAAAGCAAAAATCTGCTTTATTGCCAATCTTGCATGAAGTACAGGCAGAACTGGGCTGGTTAAGTCCAAATGCCATGGATAAAGTTGCGGAGTTTCTGAGTATCGAACCCATTGAAGTATATGAAGTAGCCTCGTTTTACAGCATGTACTTTTTGAAACCTCAGGGTAAATATGTTCTGGAAGTTTGCAGAACAGGACCTTGCTGTTTAGTGGGAGCGGAAAAACTGATGGATCACCTGCAGAAAAGCCTTGGTGTGAAAGAAAACGAAGTGACACCGGATGGCTTATTCAGCTGGAGAGGGGTAGAGTGTTTAGCGGCATGTGGCTATGGCCCGGTTTTACAGATAGGTCCTGAATATACCTTCTATGAGAACCTTAACGAACAAAAGGTAGACGATTTGATACAAGACTTACGCAAAAAATAATGGCCCGTAAACTATTATTAGAACATATAAACGTACCGGACATTCATACATTTGATGTCTATCGCCAGAAAGGCGGGTACCGCGCTGTGGAAAAGGCTTTGAAAACTTTAACCCCTGATGAAGTGGTAGAAGAAGTGAAAAAGTCCGGATTACGCGGTCGTGGGGGTGCAGGATTTCCTACAGGAATGAAATGGAGCTTTTTGGCTAAACCGGAAGGGGTAGCGCGTTACCTGGTATGTAATGCCGATGAATCGGAGCCGGGAACGTTTAAAGACCGTTACCTGATGACCCATATCCCTCATGCACTGATCGAAGGAATGATTGTATCCAGCTTTGCATTGGGTGCACATACTTCTTATATCTATGTACGTGGAGAAATGATGCCTCAGATCCGCATTCTGGAAAAAGCAATCGCTGAAGCCAAAAATGCCGGATTTCTAGGTAAAAATATTTTAGGAACAGGTTACGACCTGGAACTATACGTTCAGCCGGGTGGTGGTGCTTATATCTGTGGTGAAGAAACTGCTTTATTAGAATCACTGGAAGGTAAACGTGGTAACCCGAGGATCAAACCTCCATTTCCTGCTATCGCAGGATTGTATGGCTGCCCAACGGTAGTGAACAACGTGGAATCTATTGCTGCTACTGTTCCGATCATCAATGATGGCGGAGATGAGTATGCAAAAATCGGAATCGGCCGCAGTACAGGAACTAAACTGATCTCCGCTTCGGGGAACCTGGTAAGACCGGGAGTTTATGAGATTGAGCTGGGCTTACCTGTGGAAGAATTTATCTATTCTGATGAGTGGTGTGGTGGTATTGCCAATGGCAAAAGATTAAAGGCAACAGTTGCCGGTGGATCTTCTGTTCCGATACTTCCTGCTAACCTTAGTTTAAAGCTTGCAAATGGGGATCCCCGTTTAATGAGCTATGAATCTTTATCTGAAGGTGGTTTTGCTACCGGATCGATGATGGGTTCAGGAGGGTTCATCGCTTTTGATGAAGATCAGTGTATCGTTAGAAATACCTGGAACTTCTCCCGTTTTTATCACCACGAGAGTTGTGGCCAATGTTCACCTTGTCGCGAGGGAACAGGATGGATGGAGAAAGTACTTCATCGCCTTGAATTTGGCCATGGTAAAATGAGTGATATTGATTTGTTGGTTGACGTTTCAAAGAAAATTGAAGGAAATACCATTTGTCCTTTAGGTGATGCAGCAGCATGGCCGGTAGCGAGTGCCATCAGACATTTCAGAGATGAGTTTGAATGGCATGTGAATGAACCGGTGAAAAGCCTGGATACAAATTATGGATTGGCAAATTATGCTGAACCAATAGCTAAAACAGTGAGTACAGAAAATTAACGATCAAACTGAAGTTTAAGCGGTTATAAGACCGGGAAAGCAGAAGAATGATAAAAGAATATCTTTAACAATGAGTGATAAAGTTAAGGTAACCATAGACGGAATAACCGTAGAAGTAGCGCCAGGAACCACCATCCTGAATGCTGCCAGACAAATCGGCGGCGATATTGTTCCTCCGGCGATGTGTTATTATTCCAAATTAGAAGGTAGTGGTGGTAAGTGTCGGACCTGCATCGTTAAGGTGAGTAAAGGTTCTGAAAAGGATCCCCGTCCGATGCCGAAACTGGTAGCTTCATGCCGGACCACCGTAATGGATGGAATGGAGGTGCAGAACATTACTTCTCCGGAAGTGATTGAAGCCAGAAGCGGTGTAGTGGAGATGTTGTTGATCAACCATCCGCTGGATTGTCCTGTTTGTGACCAGGCAGGTGAATGTGACCTTCAGAATCTGGGTTACGAGCATGGTTTGCAGAAAACAAGGTATGAGTTTGAAAGAAGAACTTTCGAACGCATAGATATTGGCGATAAGATCCAGTTGCACATGAACAGGTGCATTCTTTGTTATCGTTGTGTGTTTACTGCAGATCAGATTACGAATAAACGTGTTCACGGAATCTTAAACCGTGGAGATCATTCAGAGATCTCTACTTATATTCAAACGGCTGTCGACAATGATTTCTCCGGAAATGTGATCGATGTTTGCCCGGTTGGCGCTTTAACCGATAAAACTTTCAGGTTTAAAAACAGGGTTTGGTTTACTAAACCAATTGATGCACACAGAGATTGTCCTACTTGTAGCGGAAAAGTAACGCTATGGTATAAAGGAGAAGATGTCTTGCGTGTAACAGCCCGTAAAGACATTTATGGTGAGGTAGAAGAGTTCATCTGTAATACTTGTCGTTTTGACAAAAAGAAAACCGCAGACTGGACGATTGAACATCCTACACACATTAGTGATACGTCTGTAATTGCCTCCAATCATTATGATACTTTAAAACCTTTGCCGGTAATTCAGGATAATGCCAGATTACAGGAAGCAAACAGGGTAGAACTAGAAAAAACCACTAAATTCTAATGGATATAGCTTTTGTAATAGAGAAATTTGTACTGGTAGCGATTATATTCGGTATAAGTTTAGTGATAGCCATGTATTCCACTTATGCAGAAAGGAAAGTGGCTGCGTTTTTACAGGACAGGTTAGGACCGGACAGAGCGGGTCCCTTTGGGATTCTTCAGCCTTTGGCCGATGGTTTGAAAATGTTCATGAAAGAAGAGATCATCCCTACGAATGCCAGTAAATGGTTATTTATGGTTGGTCCCGGTTTAGCCATGTTAACGGCTTGTATCGGTACGGCGGTGATTCCATGGGGTACGCCAATGACCATAGGTGACCGCGTAATTCCTTTACAGGTAACCGATATCAACGTGGGTATCCTATATATCTTTGGCGTGGTCTCTTTAGGTGTTTACGGTGTAATGATCGGTGGATGGGCTTCAAACAATAAATACTCTTTGTTAAGTGCGATCCGTGCGGCATCTCAAAACATCAGTTACGAAATTGCAATGGGTTTATCCATCATTGCGTTGTTATTAGTTACCAATTCCATGAGCATCGGCGAAATCGTAGCCAATCAACATGGCTGGAGATGGAATGTACTTTATCAGCCTGTAGGCTTTTTACTGTTTATGGTTTGTGCTTTTGCAGAAACGAACAGGGCACCATTCGATTTACCGGAATGTGAGACGGAGTTGATCGGTGGTTATCATACCGAATATTCATCCATGAAACTTGGTTTCTATTTGTTCGCAGAATACATCAATATGTTTGTTTCTGCAGCAGTAATGGCAAGTTTATATTTTGGAGGTTATAACTATCCTGGAATGGATTGGGTACTGGCACATACAGGTCAGGTAATTGGTCCATTGATTGGAACGGGTGTCTTCTTTTTGAAGATCTTTGCTTTTATCTTTTTCTTCATGTGGGTACGCTGGACCATTCCTCGTTTCCGTTATGATCAACTAATGCATTTAGGCTGGAAAGTTTTAATTCCTTTAGCCATTGCAAATATCATTGTCACAAGTATTGTGATTGCTGTAATTGAAAAGTTTTAACTGTCCGCATTTAGCGGTATAATAAGGAGGTTTAATGGAACCATTAACCAGTAAAAAGAAAGTATTAGAGAAAGTACCCCTAACGTTTGCAGAACGCATGTATTTGCCTGCAATCACGAAAGGATTGGCTATTACGATCAGCCACTTCTTTAAGAAAGAGGCAACGATCAGATATCCGGAGGTACAAAGAGAATTTTCTACCAATTTCAGAGGGATGCACTCGCTGAAAAGGGATGAAGAAGGTAAAGAACGTTGTACCGCATGTGGTCTCTGCGCTTTGTCTTGTCCTGCGGAAGCCATCACGATGATTGCTTCGGAGCGTAAACCGGAAGAGAAAGACCTTTACCGTGAGGAGAAATATGCTTCTGTATATGAGATCAACATGTTGCGTTGTATCTTTTGTGGATTGTGCGAAGAGGCGTGTCCAAAAGAAGCCATCTACTTAGATGGACCAATTGTTCCTTCAGATTACCTGCGTAAAGATTTTATCTACGGCAAGGATAAACTGGTAGAACAGCCATTGAATAAGAAATAATTAGCATACATAACCTCAGGGTTATTAATATAAACAGTTTAAACATAAATAAATGGGTACATCGGTATTCTATTTTGTAGCAACATTAAGCGTCATCTTTTCACTGATGGTTATCTTTTCCAAGAACCCGGTGCATAGTGTGCTTTACTTAATTGTTACTTTCTTTACATTAACAGTTCATTACATTTTGCTGAATGCACAATTCCTGGCAGTAGTGAACTTCATCGTTTACATGGGTGCCATTATGGTACTGTTCCTCTTTGTGCTGATGCTCCTCAACCTCAATAAAGACAATGAGCCGTTAAAATCGGGTCTGGTCAAGATCGTTGGGGTCATTGCAGGATGTTGCCTGGTGGTTACGATTATAGGTTCCCTGAAAGCTACTGCAATCTCTGATCCTGTTTTATTGAAAAATCCGAATCTGGGATTGGTAAAGAATTTAGGTAAGGAACTGTTTGGTCCTTATATGTTACCTTTTGAACTGTCTTCTATCTTATTGTTAACCGCAATGGTAGGCGCAGTATTATTAACTAAAAAAGAAAAAGCATAGTGAATAATTTAACTCAAGGATTACAGGGCGTACCACTTAACCATTATATCTGGCTAAGTGCTATTATTTTCACCATCGGTGTGATTGGTGTATTGACCCGCAGAAATGCCATCGTCATCTTTATGTCTGTGGAATTGATGCTGAATGCAGTGAATCTATTGCTTACCGCTTTTTCGGTACATAGCAATGATCCCTCAGGACAAGTATTTGTGTTTTTTATCATGGTACTTGCCGCTGCTGAAGTTGCAGTAGGACTAAGTATTATTGTAATGGTGTACAGAAATACACAATCTATAGATATAAACGTATTGAATCGCCT comes from the Pedobacter sp. FW305-3-2-15-E-R2A2 genome and includes:
- a CDS encoding TonB family protein; its protein translation is MLGSKIDLLKREWLDVVFANKNKSYGAYELRSSSAANTSKALLIASTIFIVAFVSPKIFSLIKGSLPEDKEIKQVEVVVAPPPPVNPDTPPPPPVEPPPPKQDQIKFPPPIVKPDNEVIDKEPVQIEDLKKADPGQKTIEGDPTADIVIAGPVGDGPKQAAVVEDTKVYDFVSIETQPGFPGGMEKFYAYLKKAVRYPAMAQENNIQGKVFLSFVVEKNGDLTDIKVERKLGGGTDEEAIRVLKASPRWTPGIQNGKPVRVKYNIPISFTLSQ
- a CDS encoding substrate-binding domain-containing protein, whose translation is MKHLSLILLLFVFVACKRKAKKENTVEQTRTSGSVKILVDESFSGVLGDQIDVFKTDYPNATFNIVKGNENKIIPTFLNDSIRVIILSRMLRPEEDKMYRNRSIVPKTSRFAIDGIALITNAANIDTNITVKEVIEILKGTATSGKQLVFDNAYSSTLRYFKDLAGIKELPKKGVYTLQNNNDVIKYVADKRDFIGVVGVNWLIYNSKEMSESIAKIKVMGLKNLPGKKGDSTFYKPDQKNLISGIYPFLRNIYIINAEGRNGLGTGFANWLVSQRGQLIVLKSGLGPHKMMPREFNFKNTN
- a CDS encoding tetratricopeptide repeat protein — encoded protein: MTKKAITLGLGLVVMGSASFAQSLNDAKKAIDAEQYQKATTMLKALVKSQASKGENYFNLGDVYLRMDYVDSARAVFTQGVAADPKNSLNYIGLGEADLFSNNPTSANTNFAKAVEVSSKKDYIPQLYIGKAYIATDKPDFTSALPYLQKADELDKDDKDAETFVALGDYYALQKKNSEALQSYMRALNINGALLRAKVQIGRMYTESRAFPEAEAELNSAIAADANYGPAYREIAELYMQWANQVATEQAAKSALALTNYKKYLDLTDQSYESKLRYAQFLFYAKDFQTLEQVTSELATTNVNDPKSLVVSRLRGYSAYENKNYPKSLEYMNDFFAKVKDTSRIVASDYLYLGRALMQNGNDSLALTNIVKAVEKDSTNAEALEEVAMSLFKAKNYAKAGDVFAIAVKSNPNGKNTLTNSYYLGVAKYYDYALKDRDGKHPDKKILVDADSAFSSIIKFKNDFALAYAYRARIAKYADDATNPKWLAVPYYDQLIQLVTVTKPELAASVPKELVEAYVYTGSYYAQTDKEKAKEYLTKALAIDPQNSGAQERLKQLTAPAPKSPVKKK
- a CDS encoding NADH-quinone oxidoreductase subunit A: METQSVPVDFLPIVFQVIVALGFVVVTLIATHFLGPKRKTADKLSTFEAGIKVVGNARQPFSIKYFLVAILFVLFDVEVIFMYPWAVNFRELGMTGMIEMFIFMGTLLLGFIYVLKKKALDWN
- a CDS encoding NADH-quinone oxidoreductase subunit B — encoded protein: MSDINIVDAPPGIEGSGFFATSFDKVIGLARSHSLWPLPFATSCCGIEFMATMGSHYDFGRFGSERLSFSPRQADLLMVMGTIAKKMSPVLKQVYLQMAEPRWVIAVGACASSGGIFDTYSVLQGIDEIIPVDVYVPGCPPRPEAILDGFGKIQELVRNESSRRRDSDQYKEMLASYGIL
- a CDS encoding NADH-quinone oxidoreductase subunit C, whose protein sequence is MAEVTNNEIVQALTEKFGGQIIGVNEPYGLLTFETTKDVIIEVLRFLKEDANTNFNFLTDITAVHYPEKKHGIAVVYHLHSMVKKIRVRVKVFIDEHHPTIPTATVLWNSANWMERETYDFFGVRFEGHPDLRRILNMDELGVHPMLKQYPLEDPNRVDKKDEYFGR
- a CDS encoding NADH-quinone oxidoreductase subunit D, with amino-acid sequence MNHNQPVYTDNDPQNELVTLNLGPTHPATHGVFQNVIQLDGERIVSGVSTIGYIHRAFEKIAEHRPFYQITPLTDRLNYCSSPINNMGWHMTVEKLLNIQMPKRVDYLRVIVMELSRIADHIICNTIIAQDTGATTTFLYLFQFREHIYEIFEEICGARLTTNIGRIGGFERDFNDIAFAKINKFLKEFPVALKEFESLLNRNRIFIDRTSGVACVTAEQGLDYGWTGPLLRSTGVDYDVRVSEPYSSYQDFDFEVPVGTSGDIYDRYLVRNEEMWQSLRLIEQGMEKLKSEKAGIFHADVPEFYLPGKEEVYNNMEALIYHFKIVMGEIDAPKAEVYHAVEGGNGELGFYLINDGGRTPYRLHFRRPSFINYQMFAPMSKGMLLSDAIINMSSMNIIAGELDA
- a CDS encoding NAD(P)H-dependent oxidoreductase subunit E — its product is MLKVEEQQPVQFSAALIEKSEEIVKRYPEGKQKSALLPILHEVQAELGWLSPNAMDKVAEFLSIEPIEVYEVASFYSMYFLKPQGKYVLEVCRTGPCCLVGAEKLMDHLQKSLGVKENEVTPDGLFSWRGVECLAACGYGPVLQIGPEYTFYENLNEQKVDDLIQDLRKK
- the nuoF gene encoding NADH-quinone oxidoreductase subunit NuoF, yielding MARKLLLEHINVPDIHTFDVYRQKGGYRAVEKALKTLTPDEVVEEVKKSGLRGRGGAGFPTGMKWSFLAKPEGVARYLVCNADESEPGTFKDRYLMTHIPHALIEGMIVSSFALGAHTSYIYVRGEMMPQIRILEKAIAEAKNAGFLGKNILGTGYDLELYVQPGGGAYICGEETALLESLEGKRGNPRIKPPFPAIAGLYGCPTVVNNVESIAATVPIINDGGDEYAKIGIGRSTGTKLISASGNLVRPGVYEIELGLPVEEFIYSDEWCGGIANGKRLKATVAGGSSVPILPANLSLKLANGDPRLMSYESLSEGGFATGSMMGSGGFIAFDEDQCIVRNTWNFSRFYHHESCGQCSPCREGTGWMEKVLHRLEFGHGKMSDIDLLVDVSKKIEGNTICPLGDAAAWPVASAIRHFRDEFEWHVNEPVKSLDTNYGLANYAEPIAKTVSTEN
- a CDS encoding 2Fe-2S iron-sulfur cluster-binding protein, with the protein product MSDKVKVTIDGITVEVAPGTTILNAARQIGGDIVPPAMCYYSKLEGSGGKCRTCIVKVSKGSEKDPRPMPKLVASCRTTVMDGMEVQNITSPEVIEARSGVVEMLLINHPLDCPVCDQAGECDLQNLGYEHGLQKTRYEFERRTFERIDIGDKIQLHMNRCILCYRCVFTADQITNKRVHGILNRGDHSEISTYIQTAVDNDFSGNVIDVCPVGALTDKTFRFKNRVWFTKPIDAHRDCPTCSGKVTLWYKGEDVLRVTARKDIYGEVEEFICNTCRFDKKKTADWTIEHPTHISDTSVIASNHYDTLKPLPVIQDNARLQEANRVELEKTTKF
- the nuoH gene encoding NADH-quinone oxidoreductase subunit NuoH, which produces MDIAFVIEKFVLVAIIFGISLVIAMYSTYAERKVAAFLQDRLGPDRAGPFGILQPLADGLKMFMKEEIIPTNASKWLFMVGPGLAMLTACIGTAVIPWGTPMTIGDRVIPLQVTDINVGILYIFGVVSLGVYGVMIGGWASNNKYSLLSAIRAASQNISYEIAMGLSIIALLLVTNSMSIGEIVANQHGWRWNVLYQPVGFLLFMVCAFAETNRAPFDLPECETELIGGYHTEYSSMKLGFYLFAEYINMFVSAAVMASLYFGGYNYPGMDWVLAHTGQVIGPLIGTGVFFLKIFAFIFFFMWVRWTIPRFRYDQLMHLGWKVLIPLAIANIIVTSIVIAVIEKF
- a CDS encoding NADH-quinone oxidoreductase subunit I, producing the protein MEPLTSKKKVLEKVPLTFAERMYLPAITKGLAITISHFFKKEATIRYPEVQREFSTNFRGMHSLKRDEEGKERCTACGLCALSCPAEAITMIASERKPEEKDLYREEKYASVYEINMLRCIFCGLCEEACPKEAIYLDGPIVPSDYLRKDFIYGKDKLVEQPLNKK